In the genome of Nycticebus coucang isolate mNycCou1 chromosome 12, mNycCou1.pri, whole genome shotgun sequence, one region contains:
- the ORMDL2 gene encoding ORM1-like protein 2 → MNVGVAHSEVNPNTRVMNSRGIWLAYIILVGLLHVVLLSIPFFSIPVVWTLTNVIHNLAMYIFLHMVKGTPFETPDQGKARLLTHWEQMDYGLQFTSSRKFLSISPIVLYLLASFYTKYDAAHFLINTVSLLSVLLPKLPQFHGVRVFGINKY, encoded by the exons ATGAATGTGGGGGTGGCACACAGCGAAGTAAACCCCAACACTCGAGTGATGAATAGTCGGGGCATCTGGCTGGCCTACATCATCTTGGTAGGACTACTCCATGTGGTTCTACTCAGCATCCCCTTCTTCAGCATTCCTGTTGTCTGGACCCTGACCAACGTCATCCATAACTTG GCAATGTATATCTTTCTACATATGGTGAAAGGGACACCTTTTGAGACCCCTGACCAAGGAAAGGCTCGGCTACTGACCCACTGGGAGCAGATGGACTATGGGCTCCAGTTTACCTCTTCTCGCAAGTTCCTGAGCATCTCTCCCATTGTGCT CTACCTCCTGGCCAGCTTCTACACCAAGTATGATGCTGCTCACTTCCTCATCAACACAGTCTCGTTGCTCAGTGTACTTCTGCCTAAGTTGCCCCAATTCCATGGGGTTCGTGTCTTTGGCATCAACAAATACTGA